A region of the Larus michahellis chromosome 4, bLarMic1.1, whole genome shotgun sequence genome:
AATAAGCCAATCACTAACTTAGCTGGCGTGTCCATGCCCATCCACTatttagttttttctctttttatatgcatttccaccgtagcatttctttttcttctttctccacaTAAAAGTGTAAGCAAAAGGACTGCTTTCATCTGTAATAAGTTAAAATCAGAAATGACCTAACTAACAAGTAACTGATATTGGTCCTTAGAGCCCAAAGAGTAAAATCCATAGAAAATCTATTGGTTCCACTTTTTTCTGGTATATCCCATGCACACCCCCATTAGAAAAATGGGGTTTATGAATCTTATCATACAGCAAGGAGCAGTACCTGAGAGCCAGAACTGACAGTCCTTGGCAGAGGTCTGGGCTCTCTCAGATTGCTAAGCGAGGTTCTGAGTCACTCACTGCTCAATCAGTCTTCACATGGCCGTTGGCCAAGGCAACGGGGACAGTGGGGGCCCCCGGCTCGGCAGTCTCATCAAATCGTAAGCGCAGGGTGTTTCTGATCACCAGCTGCTCCATGATGAAAGAAGCACAAAACCATGGGATGGCATACtccagggtgatcaggcccatgAAGTCAAAATCGAACTGGGAATAGTCCCATGGGCAGGCATTGAACTGGCGTAGGATGAGGCCGGTGGTGAACTCCCAGAGGTATGTCCAAAGTGTGTAAATGAAGCAGCGCACTATAATGTTACACTTGTCTTTGAGATACAAATACATCTTCTCCACAATGAGGATGGAGGTGCCATAGATGAAGAGTGCCCACACACTGGTAACACCTGGAAACTTCCAGTTAAAGTTGACCACAAACTCCCAGGCAGCTGTGAACATCACCTCACAGAAATAGCCGTGAATGGCGTAGAGGTACCACCGGGAGAAAGCAGTCAGAGGTTCTGCCGCAGCCATTCTTCTGCACACACCCCGGCAGGCACTCtgaaatgaagagagagagagagagagagagagaaagagagagatgtcAACAAGGATGTCACAAGTCTTTATCCCCCAGATGGCAACGCACACAAACTCGTAACATCCACAAAGGACGAATCTGAGAAAGATGCGAATTTTCAGTCGTCTTATTCTTACCACAGCAAATTTTAGGTCCTGGGGTAAGGTGGCACTTTACCAGGCTCCGACTCTCAGAATGGGCCTGGACAATGTACACTGCTCTGCCTGAGAAGTGGGATGCAGCTGGTATCGCGTTGGTGGTGAGGAGGGAGCTGACAGGTACAAGGCCTTTGCCAAGGGTGAGGCTGCTGAAGAATTTACTGGTTGCAAgtcagtagaaaaaaatacagacatctCACAAGCAGCCCACAT
Encoded here:
- the TMEM229B gene encoding transmembrane protein 229B isoform X1, with the translated sequence MAAAEPLTAFSRWYLYAIHGYFCEVMFTAAWEFVVNFNWKFPGVTSVWALFIYGTSILIVEKMYLYLKDKCNIIVRCFIYTLWTYLWEFTTGLILRQFNACPWDYSQFDFDFMGLITLEYAIPWFCASFIMEQLVIRNTLRLRFDETAEPGAPTVPVALANGHVKTD